From the genome of Anopheles funestus chromosome 2RL, idAnoFuneDA-416_04, whole genome shotgun sequence:
TCTGCTCTCGGTCACAATGCACCACCACAACTCCACCATTTAGACGTATCTTTCttctgcaaataaaaaaaacgacagcAACCAAATAtgtcacatacacacattgaATAACACAACAATGAGTAAGGTTCGTTATCGCACAATGTGGTACGGATGCACTACGGTTCCTGAAATTGGACCCGCCAGCACCCGGGAAACATTGTTTGAGAGCAAAGCAAAGCACacacaacaagcaaaaattCTTCCTTTAACTTCCACCTTCATCGGCCATTTTCCGCCTGTGCACAGAATCCAGTTAGCTGGCAAGTAGTGTCATCGTCGGATGGTGGCCGTACGGTAGGCCGTATGGTGCAGCGAAGAGCGTTTGACGGCGAAGACGTACTAGGGCTAAAGGTACGCGGTGGCCAAGTACTACCGAGCGATACCCGTGCAGCGCTCATCGAGCTGGAAAGTGCTCACATTAGGCCAGGTAATTATGCTCCCACCTCATCCTTCCCCTCTCGGCCCCACCACACGGTGTTAGGGGTTGCTAACTCTAGTGGAGTTTGAACTTATTACTAATAAGTAAAACACTATCAAACTCTGCAAATAGGTGGTTCAGGAAAaatcgtgtttgtttttgtttggtttaatgtttgatgaaatttttCGATCTGTTCGAATCTGCCCATTACGGTAAGGGGGATAAAAACAGCTTGCGAAGCGTACAAGTCCCCGTTACAGAAGCAAACTTACATGCCTTATATGCTTACGAAAATGCGCTGCTTTTCTTACTGTGATAGCTGTTACGTCCTATTTCGCTacgaataaaaatttacttccAAATTTCGGATTCGGATTTTCCGATTTTCCTTGCGAAGCATTCAGTTTTTTCGCCTTTGGTTTtccatgtttattttttcacattttcgttACCTACCCCTTTTATTATGTTCTGTGTCCGTTTcgtgtccattttttttctttaacgttACGCTTTGTTTCATCCGCTGTACCGTCCGCTTACCGAACGAATTTGGTaaagcgtttttctttttgttttggcaaaaATATTTGCTCGCAAAACTACGTTAATAACCCACGTTCCAAACCTTCCAAAAACCTGCCTGTAGAAAATTACGATCGACGCGATAAACCGAGCGTGCTGGTAACCTCGCCAGGATCGCCCGATTTGCACAGCGTGCGAAACTACTCCAGCTCCCGGTACAGCAACCGGTTGGCACCGGCCGGTACGGTAACGCAGGAAAATAGCGTCGGTGGCCGGGTACAGATAAAGCTAGGGTTCGAACCGAGCTCGCTACAGCTGATCGTTACCATCCTCTGCGCCAATGGTCTTGTTCCGCGCGGAAACGGTGCGGCACGTAACCCGTACGTTAAGGTAAGGTACCCAAAAACCCCGTGCGAACGGATGGGGCTATTCATCTGCTTTCCTATCGTGCTTctcgtttggtttgtttttttttccggtttggggtggtttttctttttcgtttgcgAGCGGGATTTTCGGGGGtggatttatttcttttccacgaTCTACTCTTGcatatgcacacacacgcaaaaacaacaactgttACATTGTACGCCTACAGATCTGTCTGCTGCCGGATCGAAGTGAAAAATCGAAACGACGCACCAAAACGTTAGCCCTCACGAACGACCCTCGCTGGGGTCAAACGTTCGTTTACGAAGGTTTAAGAAGGGCCGATCTGAACAACCGTCTGTTTGAGGTAAGTCACCATGACCATGCGTCGATATGGCGGCACGGAAGACACTTATgcatttgccattttgtttcagGTAACGGTGTGGGACTATGTCCGTTACGGTGCGAACGATTTTCTTGGCGAAGTCATAATCGATCTTTCAACGCACCCGCTGGACGATGAGGCGGAATGGTACATTCTACAGCCGCATCAGGACACCCTGCGAGATACTGTACGTATTTGCGGGACTGCGGATCTGCGATCCGTTCCGTTCGTTAGCACACCGTACTGAACCATTTCCAACACCCTTTTCCCACCACGcgaattggtttttgtttgtttggaccaccattttgtttttgttacactCTGTTACTTTCATACGAGTTAATTATTCTTAACAAACCTTCTATAGAGCGTTCTGCtttgataaagtttttttttcttttaatgcaattcttatttaaaaaattttaccTATTAAATACAAactatacacacacgcacacggtgttacattgtttgtttggttttcttgATATTTCTCAGTTATTTAGTGACAGTTTGTTGTAAAGTacaattgttttacatttttccagTTTAATTCTTCATTTGTTTCCTCTTCTCTTTATCTCTTTCGCTCACTACCGTTTTACATCTCGCTCTTTCTTCTctattctctttctcttttcggTGTTTGCATTTACCGAAAAAGGACATTTTCATTCGAAAAACTACTGCTTTCTTTTCTATAATCTTAATtagcaaaatatttgtaaaaccaGAGCTAAATTTTAATGGTTACCTCTTGTAAaaatgatacttttttttcgattgcaaaacaaaaaaaaaaaaccaacaacaaaaacattacattttcGCTTTCTGCCAGATTTTTTACGTCCGTCATCATCGTAGACGCTTGCCTACTATGGCTTCTATTGCGTTCTCTGTACACATTTGGTTaatattttgtgtttcttgtatttgtattttgccttttcctgtccaagaaatttgttttaaaattaagctTATGGTTATAACACGTAGCAAATCATTTACAACACCCGTCTTGAGTGAGTAATGGGATGAaaggcaagcaaaaaaaaatccccaaaaacaaggaaacaatAATTGTGGGTAAAGTTGTGCCCCAAAGAAGAGGCAATTCCACGTCTCCTTGAGGTGttatgtttccttcctttagTACCATCAAAGAGGTTAATCGGTTGAAGCGCTCGGTTTCAGTTCTAGTGaatttcgtttccatttaATTTGGCTTTCCAATAACAAcagatcaaaaacaaaacaattcaactACATACTGTACGGACAATGTAGGAGTATGTAAaacatttcgcaaaaaaaaaaacaaatcacgaCTCTTATCATCAtccatagtttttttttctctcaaaaaCAAGGCAAGCAACCATTTACCCCACTCCACAATGCAACAGAAAgaagcgaacgaacgaaatacaaaacaaaacatccctTTCCCCCGcccttcgaaaaaaaaacgcaaaacaatcattacatttttcacaatatCTATTCGTAGTTGCGTAGAGACGATAAAGAACCTGGCAACGAATTGGATATGATATTGACCCCGACCGATCATTTATCGCCGCCGAGTACGACCTCACGATTGAGTGACTCTGATACGACATCCGAATGCGATATAGATGGTTTGATGACCGGACGTGACGGCGCTAGTGTATCATCCTTAGGCAGCTCATCTAGTCCTCCGCCAGAGGTAAACGCATAACCTTCACAATGCTTCCctcagtacaaaaaaaaaacaaaaccaaaaaccgttTTAATCACCGTGTGCCACATCTTAActgcatcaaaaaaaaaatgggggaTATACAATATGTAAGACTGTCCACTAGCAAaagcagcaaagcaaaaaaaaaagcactaaCATTAACGCACAAAGAATGCatacaagcgaaaaaaaaacgagaggaaaacaattgtttagtatttttgttttcaaaatattaagtCATTTTTACAAAGTATGAGTGTACATATCGATCAAAGATTCacgttaaattttataattcttCTTGGGTTTAGTTATTAACATCTAGCAGGACAATAATTTCAACCGTTTCGTATTATACTTTCTGTCattgatgtgttttgttttatttcttttgattttcaGCAACATTCGAACATGGTCGGATTAAAATGTGAAATGTGAAAGTCAAGTTATTATTTACGTTGTTTTACCATTTATTTGGCGCCGGAAAGTTTAATGACGCAAACACGCTTCATGGCTGGTGTTGTAattgagaaataaataatgcgAACTTTATACGTATCTCTAAACAGCTGTTTACCGTTTGATAGTATGTATAGCACATAACTTCATGGTAAACAGCGCTCCTTTTATTATGCTTGGCAAACAttacagctttttttcttttttggtttttgttgcttttgttccaTTGAACTTATTAATACACCCAGTTGGGGAAATGAAGATTTTGCTATATATAGGACTATACACATTATAGCTAATTATTGTTCCTAGAGCATTTACCGTTTACGTTAGACCGTTTTTGgccaattgtttttgttttagctgTTCTACAAACTTGTTTCATTTCGCTATTTTCATCCTTCTCTTTCACTGTTCTCtattactctctctctctctctcttgttaaCTTGCTTTACTTTGGTCTCTTCCTTCCgcttgtttcttgtttctttttttgtattattcctTCTATTTATAGTTCTCTACCTTCTTTACTATGTTTGTTACAATTTGTTGTTCTATCTTACTGACCTAGTACTAAACCCCTACAGCTACCTAACCTTTGGCTTCGGTTTTGATTTGGTTATATAGTTTTCTGAAATGGGTATGTTTTGCCGATGTTCTGCCCGGCTTCGATACCCACTAGCTGATTGTATCGATGCTTGATGCTCAAAACTCTGTTAGTTTGTCTCTTTAACGAAATATTTGTAGTTCAGTAGATCGTATCGTTAACGGCGGTTACCAGTAATCAGGTCGCCTCATCGAAACACCGGAGATGCGCTGCGATGCGTTTCACATTCgtacagcaaaacacacacacacaaacacccccCCCCGTACAAGACATATCGCTCACGTCGTTACATCGGTCACACATCAATCCTAAACCTTTCGCGCAGATACACACTGTACAGAGGACACCAGCTTGTCATCGGTACAAGGCGGCGAACTAGGCGACCATTTTACGTCCAGAGTAGTTGTTCCACAGATCACAGACCATTTTatcatgaacaaaaaaaaacatcactcTTTTTCAGCACTATATTTAAACACGTGACAAGCATTTTCAGAAAACCGAAATGGACTAACTAACTAACTTTACAATTTTACttgcttttttccctccattttatttgtttcgtttcgaatCTCTTGTTTGCAATTGTCGGTGTCGTGCCGTAACGCGCCATGAAGGTCGATCTGCAGGACAGACGATCTCGAAGGGATATGTCCCCGCAAGGTAGGAAACGAGCAGCTGGCATGGTAGCGAAGGACTATCGCACAGTTTCTGGTGTTGGACAGGGATTTCACAACCAGATGAGTGCAGAGGTACGTGTGAGCTGGGGATGTGTGTCGACTGGACACGTGGCACGTGTGGACATTAATATACCTTCCCATCCCTGCACAGGCATCGTCGGCGTACAGGCGCAACGGTACGATGGCGTTGAATCAGCGAAGCCAATCGGCGGCACCGAGCGACAACTATCGGGACGATCGGCGGGACTCGTTATCGCCACAAGATGATAGATATACAGAATATCCAGTTCTTCCATTGCATCAGTATGCGCCAAGATTTCAATCACGATCAGCGACAGCGACACCAACCGGTTCACCGAAGAAACGACAATTACCACAAGTACCTCACATGTCACGGAATGCAGCAATACGGGAGCGGTTCATTCAGGACTTTGAGGAGCGCAGCGGTGGTCGATTCGCGCGGCATCGTGGCCGCCAGAGCCACCATCAGCCGACGTACCGTAGCACTGGGATGGGAGGTATGTACCATCATTCGGATCAATCTGACTCTACTTGAGGCGATGGCGATGCATTACTCCATATTACGCCCTCTTTCAGGCTGGGAACGACACTACTCCGGACTATCCGACAGTGACTTGACGACGCATTCGTTAGAGAGTAGAATTAGGCCAAGACACTCGCTATCTCCGGATAAGGATTTTATGGGTGACTTTGGTGATTCCGACATGGAATCGGTAGTTAGTGTTACTTCAAGTGCTTTCTCAACCCAATCGGAGCGACCGCGCGGATCGAAAGGGATCAGGTAAGTTTGGCGGGACTGGTTCGTAACACGCACAACAACATCACGGTGCAACTTCGAATCAACCGGGCGGGTTATGACGGATCCACGATACGCTTTACGTatggcttttttgttgttgtatggaCCAACTCCCATTTGAAGGACACATCAAAATCGCCGACTTCAGCACCGAAGCCTACCGACGGGATGGGCCACAACGTCACTGTGCGCGCTGCCGAGTGAGTACTCGGCCGGGCAGCCGGCAAGCGATCAATCGGGCATCATTCCGGTATTGTCGGACGTAACGCAGCCCGCAATCATACCTCCGAAACCGGAGTTTGAACCGCAACCTGCTGCTTGTAGTGTCGTTGGTCCTAACGTAGTTGGTAACGCTAGTGTCTGTAGCAGTTTCGCTTCCGGATCCCCTATACCCTTAGGCGTTCCGATCAACTCATTACGGTCCGATCCAATACCGATTTCTCCCGCACCACCCGATAAGCCTGTTGCGGGGATGGGCGGTAGTTATGGTCCTACTCCGGTCACGCATGGAGGTTCCATGCCGGATGGATACTTTAACGAGCAGTGCATTACACTGCAACCGGATTGTGGTACTATGCCGAACTTTCCCATGAACCCGGCTAATGAAAATATTAGAAGTACTTCGATTAATCTCGCTTCGTGCCCGCAGGGTAATCAATTTAACGCAACTTCGTTTGAGTTTCAATCTGGTTCGCTACCAACCGAGCATTATTTTGGCCGTGCTAGAGCACCTCCGGTTGGTGGTGTATCGATGGATCCTATTATGACATCCTCGATGCACGCGGGCGATGGAACTGGTGCTGTTGATTATGATCAGTGCGCTCCACCGATTGGTCGGCGCCCGTCGTACGCAATGCGCTCTAATACGTCGGAACCGAATCTTAATTCAATGATCATGCGACGCCTTTCCAACCGATCGATGGAGCAACAGCATGCATTTGGGTACGGGCAACCGCGCAATCAGATGATATCCATCTCGAATCGTTACCATCCACAGTCGCATGCAACCGTCGGTAGAGGATCCGGTACCGATCCTGTTATGAAGTATCCTCCACCGCCGGTAGCAACTAATCAGATAATTTTGAAATCATCCTATTCCGATCAGAATCTTCATAATAGCATCGTGTACGAACCGGGTGGTATGGGTGGTTCTGGTGGGCAGAATATTTGCATTTCCAACAAGAATGTGTACGATCCGAATACTGGTTATCAGAATCAAACAATCACTTGCATTAGTAATAGTAGGGAAAATCTGGGCGAAAGCAATATACGATACACCAGCAATCCGGAAGGGACGGTGTGTGAGATCAATGCACCGGATGTACAGTTCCGCAGTTCGCGTACATCAAACATATTCGAAGATGTTGCAATGCCCTCGGACCAGGGAAGAATTCCCCTGGCCGAGGCACTGTCTGTGAGTCTGCCTATCGCGACAGGCGAACCTGCGTACGGTGTAAGCGATCTGGAGATACATCCCGATCGAATGCCTGGCAAACCGATCGAAGTTCTTAAATCCCCGAGTGAGTATCACTATTCGGCCTACCAGAAGAAACCGTGCGAAGACGCATACATGGTTAGCAGTGGCGTACACGGTAAGCCGGAAAAAATCGCCCGCTCCCATTCACTGATCGCTCAGGATCAAATAATAGACATTGAGTATGACTCGGATACGGGTTGGAAGACAAAAAGTGTCCGTAAAAATGTGTTTGCAAGCAGTTTTGAGGAGAAGGTTTACAGAAAACGTACCCGATCGCTGGGCGGTGGCAATAGTGAGGATGAGCCACAGGAACGGCGAGATAGTTACGGCGATACGAAGAAGGCTGCTCCAGTCCAGGGTAGGAAAAGTAGGAGCGGTTCCAAGAGCAGTCTAGATCGTAGCAATTTGACGTTGAATATAGTGAAAAATGTTGATGAAGAATCTACGCCTAGTAAGAAAAGTGAAATAGACAAGACTAGAAAGGTATCGAAATCCGGGGCAGCtaagcaaacagaaaaagtTAATCCTGTTGCTACTGACTCTAAGAAGGAGAAAGAAACGAgtaaaactaccaaaacaaattcaacatCGAAACCTTCCACGATGGTAAAATCGAAATCGACCACTAGTACGGCCACACCGAAAAAAGGCACGAAAAGTCCAGCAAAGACCGGTACCGGTGGTGGTTCGGTAAAGAAAGCTGGCTCACTGAAAGGGAAACAGTCCAAGGTGGGATCTTCCACTTCGGTAGCAAGTAGCTCGAAAGCGAAGGTTACGGAGAAGCCCAACTTTAAGGAGATCGATACGAAAACATCGAAATCCAAACTTGTTACTAAAAAAAGTGACAGCAAAGGTCGTGTGGATGAGATCAAGTCCGAATCGACCGTGCTGTACAGTAGTTCCGAATCGATTAAATCGATTATTGACGAGGTGCGTATGGAATTGCTGCAGAAGCCAAAATCGACAGTTTATTTAAGTGACGAAAGTCCAACCGTCCTAAACCGCAGCCATTCGTTTAGTGACGGTGAGCTTAACTGCAGCAAACGCATCCAGGATTGTTACGACACGTACGAGTTTGTGGACGGTCGTAAGCATTATCTGCTGAAGGATGATCGTTTGAAGCAACGGCTCACTGATCGGTACGATCGTGAAAGGGCTGTCGGGTACGAACGAAGTTCCGATAGGCGCCGCGATGATGGAGAGTATGAGCGTAAGGGTCGTCGAATGGTACCGGACGGCGAAGAAGATAATCCATGCCGACGGCcggaaatgtttcaaaagtGTACGTCGCGTAGCTCTAGTCTTGTGTCGAACGAGGGTGGTGAGATAAAGCTTAGACGTAAGGTTTATCACAGTGACGATAGTGCGGAAGACGATGAGGATGACGATGGGGAGGAGGAAGAGGGCGATGATGAGGTGTTTGAAAGTTCTTTCTCTCGGGGCAGGAACTCGTCGTTTAATGGGAAATCTTCGTTGAAGCGTAGGGCAAGGTATGACACAAGGCGCACCAGTAGCCTGGAGGGTTTGGATCAGTTTCTTGCCAATTTGCAGGATCGAGACCGGCACGGTGGTCGTACGAGAACGTACGAAAGTAGCAAAAGTGACAGTGCGCGGCACAGCTCCGTCAGCATTAACGAAAAGCCCGAGTACTTTGAGTACA
Proteins encoded in this window:
- the LOC125760986 gene encoding regulating synaptic membrane exocytosis protein 2 isoform X1; translation: MDDMPDLSHLTQEERAIIEGVMMRQKQEEERENEIMRRKQDEVATLVDSIRQKSEQQKKAGVELEATCHICLKTKFADGIGHICHYCNIRCCAKCGGKVTLRNNKVIWVCIVCRKKQELLSKTGQWMNKSTSPDGVIRRQEGDPRTLPQTMLDPLDPSDKRPKLERARSAAEKENNPMQRANSQLRRQYSQQDPPTRRLSQSDGSGMDMMMSPGHHQQQMGRMQQMGHGQVGMYGGRSGGQQGVGYGGSYGQHSQLPQPPMQHGGGGGPYGGQHGMTPQVHITHAGGGGGGSMGGYGHDDPSYYQSEIEDLMRTHPHLVHPRQQQHYAESLQSSSAHGSGGLGGMGGVGVGGVHLPPEPTKSHKRPLGGPYLPQQRSFSSSDEDIRSTPEFEAGHQRQYFDNHTRLNANLTDYRATKLDVQQRNSYNRTNHNRYQSPSQSTQHPSHPYHYQPSPDPIGREYHQQQPLPQVVVGESTIASTAYDSINHHHQPHQHHQSLHHPTGTVAPSPATIPQGLHGGSSGSSSSSQHHPYQQQHHHQPQHQQHHHQCNSSSSGGSSHSTTGHHPVAQNSHTRYGTSPAATEQPDPYWDEPADSRRFTERRKKTVRFDGQDSDDWSRWESERQGSQDSATKDSGIDTSSTFTSSEDSNRGDGPKNPVSWQVVSSSDGGRTVGRMVQRRAFDGEDVLGLKVRGGQVLPSDTRAALIELESAHIRPENYDRRDKPSVLVTSPGSPDLHSVRNYSSSRYSNRLAPAGTVTQENSVGGRVQIKLGFEPSSLQLIVTILCANGLVPRGNGAARNPYVKICLLPDRSEKSKRRTKTLALTNDPRWGQTFVYEGLRRADLNNRLFEVTVWDYVRYGANDFLGEVIIDLSTHPLDDEAEWYILQPHQDTLRDTLRRDDKEPGNELDMILTPTDHLSPPSTTSRLSDSDTTSECDIDGLMTGRDGASVSSLGSSSSPPPEVDLQDRRSRRDMSPQGRKRAAGMVAKDYRTVSGVGQGFHNQMSAEASSAYRRNGTMALNQRSQSAAPSDNYRDDRRDSLSPQDDRYTEYPVLPLHQYAPRFQSRSATATPTGSPKKRQLPQVPHMSRNAAIRERFIQDFEERSGGRFARHRGRQSHHQPTYRSTGMGGWERHYSGLSDSDLTTHSLESRIRPRHSLSPDKDFMGDFGDSDMESVVSVTSSAFSTQSERPRGSKGIRTHQNRRLQHRSLPTGWATTSLCALPSEYSAGQPASDQSGIIPVLSDVTQPAIIPPKPEFEPQPAACSVVGPNVVGNASVCSSFASGSPIPLGVPINSLRSDPIPISPAPPDKPVAGMGGSYGPTPVTHGGSMPDGYFNEQCITLQPDCGTMPNFPMNPANENIRSTSINLASCPQGNQFNATSFEFQSGSLPTEHYFGRARAPPVGGVSMDPIMTSSMHAGDGTGAVDYDQCAPPIGRRPSYAMRSNTSEPNLNSMIMRRLSNRSMEQQHAFGYGQPRNQMISISNRYHPQSHATVGRGSGTDPVMKYPPPPVATNQIILKSSYSDQNLHNSIVYEPGGMGGSGGQNICISNKNVYDPNTGYQNQTITCISNSRENLGESNIRYTSNPEGTVCEINAPDVQFRSSRTSNIFEDVAMPSDQGRIPLAEALSVSLPIATGEPAYGVSDLEIHPDRMPGKPIEVLKSPSEYHYSAYQKKPCEDAYMVSSGVHGKPEKIARSHSLIAQDQIIDIEYDSDTGWKTKSVRKNVFASSFEEKVYRKRTRSLGGGNSEDEPQERRDSYGDTKKAAPVQGRKSRSGSKSSLDRSNLTLNIVKNVDEESTPSKKSEIDKTRKVSKSGAAKQTEKVNPVATDSKKEKETSKTTKTNSTSKPSTMVKSKSTTSTATPKKGTKSPAKTGTGGGSVKKAGSLKGKQSKVGSSTSVASSSKAKVTEKPNFKEIDTKTSKSKLVTKKSDSKGRVDEIKSESTVLYSSSESIKSIIDEVRMELLQKPKSTVYLSDESPTVLNRSHSFSDGELNCSKRIQDCYDTYEFVDGRKHYLLKDDRLKQRLTDRYDRERAVGYERSSDRRRDDGEYERKGRRMVPDGEEDNPCRRPEMFQKCTSRSSSLVSNEGGEIKLRRKVYHSDDSAEDDEDDDGEEEEGDDEVFESSFSRGRNSSFNGKSSLKRRARYDTRRTSSLEGLDQFLANLQDRDRHGGRTRTYESSKSDSARHSSVSINEKPEYFEYTKSPSSPYCTNSSGRSASSRKTANYASTLSSNKSSNGVALLQTVPKRPSMKKSSNMAADDGGRGNAGTRSRSHDRHGNRSGSPSAASGPVEQSQRRARSSHSDYDVRGRSRYGGHNGGRDAYRQRDRERDRDRNSSDQERDRDLSDREQRESRERGELDQSLSNTEGTPEDKIDGSLSDTAVIQSLDARRKLDQRSPKSETPTRDRDRFGTGMGIKSNSTSQLSATDEKGRKRRMGFGKRGKNSFTVHRSEEVLPGEVRGGGLSRGSSASSDGEGSADGDRWSPSLRVAGDTGPLSDFIDGLGPGQLVGRQVLGAPALGDIQLSMCYQKGSLEVEVIRARGLQARPGSKVLPAPYVKVYLVSGKKCIEKAKTTTARKTLDPLYQQQLVFREPFAGCILQVTVWGDYGRMEGKKVFMGVAQIMLDNLNLSHIVIGWYKLFGTTSLVSGPPSLGLSRRSSIASLDSLKL
- the LOC125760986 gene encoding regulating synaptic membrane exocytosis protein 2 isoform X5 — its product is MDDMPDLSHLTQEERAIIEGVMMRQKQEEERENEIMRRKQDEVATLVDSIRQKSEQQKKAGVELEATCHICLKTKFADGIGHICHYCNIRCCAKCGGKVTLRNNKVIWVCIVCRKKQELLSKTGQWMNKSTSPDGVIRRQEGDPRTLPQTMLDPLDPSDKRPKLERARSAAEKENNPMQRANSQLRRQYSQQDPPTRRLSQSDGSGMDMMMSPGHHQQQMGRMQQMGHGQVGMYGGRSGGQQGVGYGGSYGQHSQLPQPPMQHGGGGGPYGGQHGMTPQVHITHAGGGGGGSMGGYGHDDPSYYQSEIEDLMRTHPHLVHPRQQQHYAESLQSSSAHGSGGLGGMGGVGVGGVHLPPEPTKSHKRPLGGPYLPQQRSFSSSDEDIRSTPEFEAGHQRQYFDNHTRLNANLTDYRATKLDVQQRNSYNRTNHNRYQSPSQSTQHPSHPYHYQPSPDPIGREYHQQQPLPQVVVGESTIASTAYDSINHHHQPHQHHQSLHHPTGTVAPSPATIPQGLHGGSSGSSSSSQHHPYQQQHHHQPQHQQHHHQCNSSSSGGSSHSTTGHHPVAQNSHTRYGTSPAATEQPDPYWDEPADSRRFTERRKKTVRFDGQDSDDWSRWESERQGSQDSATKDSGIDTSSTFTSSEDSNRGDGPKNPVSWQVVSSSDGGRTVGRMVQRRAFDGEDVLGLKVRGGQVLPSDTRAALIELESAHIRPENYDRRDKPSVLVTSPGSPDLHSVRNYSSSRYSNRLAPAGTVTQENSVGGRVQIKLGFEPSSLQLIVTILCANGLVPRGNGAARNPYVKICLLPDRSEKSKRRTKTLALTNDPRWGQTFVYEGLRRADLNNRLFEVTVWDYVRYGANDFLGEVIIDLSTHPLDDEAEWYILQPHQDTLRDTVDLQDRRSRRDMSPQGRKRAAGMVAKDYRTVSGVGQGFHNQMSAEASSAYRRNGTMALNQRSQSAAPSDNYRDDRRDSLSPQDDRYTEYPVLPLHQYAPRFQSRSATATPTGSPKKRQLPQVPHMSRNAAIRERFIQDFEERSGGRFARHRGRQSHHQPTYRSTGMGGWERHYSGLSDSDLTTHSLESRIRPRHSLSPDKDFMGDFGDSDMESVVSVTSSAFSTQSERPRGSKGIRTHQNRRLQHRSLPTGWATTSLCALPSEYSAGQPASDQSGIIPVLSDVTQPAIIPPKPEFEPQPAACSVVGPNVVGNASVCSSFASGSPIPLGVPINSLRSDPIPISPAPPDKPVAGMGGSYGPTPVTHGGSMPDGYFNEQCITLQPDCGTMPNFPMNPANENIRSTSINLASCPQGNQFNATSFEFQSGSLPTEHYFGRARAPPVGGVSMDPIMTSSMHAGDGTGAVDYDQCAPPIGRRPSYAMRSNTSEPNLNSMIMRRLSNRSMEQQHAFGYGQPRNQMISISNRYHPQSHATVGRGSGTDPVMKYPPPPVATNQIILKSSYSDQNLHNSIVYEPGGMGGSGGQNICISNKNVYDPNTGYQNQTITCISNSRENLGESNIRYTSNPEGTVCEINAPDVQFRSSRTSNIFEDVAMPSDQGRIPLAEALSVSLPIATGEPAYGVSDLEIHPDRMPGKPIEVLKSPSEYHYSAYQKKPCEDAYMVSSGVHGKPEKIARSHSLIAQDQIIDIEYDSDTGWKTKSVRKNVFASSFEEKVYRKRTRSLGGGNSEDEPQERRDSYGDTKKAAPVQGRKSRSGSKSSLDRSNLTLNIVKNVDEESTPSKKSEIDKTRKVSKSGAAKQTEKVNPVATDSKKEKETSKTTKTNSTSKPSTMVKSKSTTSTATPKKGTKSPAKTGTGGGSVKKAGSLKGKQSKVGSSTSVASSSKAKVTEKPNFKEIDTKTSKSKLVTKKSDSKGRVDEIKSESTVLYSSSESIKSIIDEVRMELLQKPKSTVYLSDESPTVLNRSHSFSDGELNCSKRIQDCYDTYEFVDGRKHYLLKDDRLKQRLTDRYDRERAVGYERSSDRRRDDGEYERKGRRMVPDGEEDNPCRRPEMFQKCTSRSSSLVSNEGGEIKLRRKVYHSDDSAEDDEDDDGEEEEGDDEVFESSFSRGRNSSFNGKSSLKRRARYDTRRTSSLEGLDQFLANLQDRDRHGGRTRTYESSKSDSARHSSVSINEKPEYFEYTKSPSSPYCTNSSGRSASSRKTANYASTLSSNKSSNGVALLQTVPKRPSMKKSSNMAADDGGRGNAGTRSRSHDRHGNRSGSPSAASGPVEQSQRRARSSHSDYDVRGRSRYGGHNGGRDAYRQRDRERDRDRNSSDQERDRDLSDREQRESRERGELDQSLSNTEGTPEDKIDGSLSDTAVIQSLDARRKLDQRSPKSETPTRDRDRFGTGMGIKSNSTSQLSATDEKGRKRRMGFGKRGKNSFTVHRSEEVLPGEVRGGGLSRGSSASSDGEGSADGDRWSPSLRVAGDTGPLSDFIDGLGPGQLVGRQVLGAPALGDIQLSMCYQKGSLEVEVIRARGLQARPGSKVLPAPYVKVYLVSGKKCIEKAKTTTARKTLDPLYQQQLVFREPFAGCILQVTVWGDYGRMEGKKVFMGVAQIMLDNLNLSHIVIGWYKLFGTTSLVSGPPSLGLSRRSSIASLDSLKL